A stretch of the bacterium genome encodes the following:
- a CDS encoding MTH1187 family thiamine-binding protein — protein MVLLEFSMYPTDKGASVSDYVKRSLEIIDDSGLPYRLGPMGTTLEGEWGEVLAVVGSCYERMRRDCDRIACQIKIDARAGGGGRLDSKVETLKRKTGRDLRS, from the coding sequence ATGGTCCTGCTCGAGTTTTCCATGTATCCCACGGACAAGGGGGCCAGCGTCAGCGATTACGTCAAGCGCTCCCTGGAGATCATCGACGACAGCGGCCTGCCCTACCGGCTGGGACCCATGGGCACGACCCTGGAAGGGGAATGGGGCGAGGTCTTGGCCGTCGTCGGCAGCTGTTACGAACGCATGCGCCGCGACTGCGACCGCATCGCCTGCCAGATCAAGATCGATGCGCGCGCGGGAGGCGGCGGACGACTGGACAGCAAGGTGGAGACGCTGAAGCGAAAGACGGGACGAGACCTGCGCAGCTGA